One Pseudomonas sp. HOU2 genomic window carries:
- a CDS encoding DUF6124 family protein, translating into MSKPVPDPPLESTTPIAEALHAEDLAKNREAIKRALDFYLSPEATKPRPPSSMFLVHPGIDTESLLAHACESLASANTMASDFADQLSRPQRNTALAIQQIIMLAELAVNRALDRVDPQA; encoded by the coding sequence ATGTCCAAACCTGTCCCAGATCCACCGCTCGAATCCACAACCCCAATCGCCGAAGCCCTCCACGCCGAAGACCTCGCAAAAAACCGCGAAGCGATCAAACGCGCCCTCGATTTCTACCTCAGTCCCGAAGCCACAAAACCGCGCCCACCCAGTTCGATGTTCCTCGTCCATCCGGGCATCGACACGGAAAGTCTGCTGGCCCACGCCTGTGAATCCCTGGCGTCGGCCAACACCATGGCCAGCGATTTCGCCGATCAGCTCAGTCGTCCGCAGCGCAATACGGCGCTGGCGATTCAGCAGATCATCATGCTCGCTGAGCTGGCGGTGAATCGGGCGCTGGACCGGGTGGATCCGCAAGCTTGA
- a CDS encoding SIMPL domain-containing protein (The SIMPL domain is named for its presence in mouse protein SIMPL (signalling molecule that associates with mouse pelle-like kinase). Bacterial member BP26, from Brucella, was shown to assemble into a channel-like structure, while YggE from E. coli has been associated with resistance to oxidative stress.), with amino-acid sequence MHTFRRSAALLALTVGSIASLPALAADELHYNQISLRAEVSQEVARDLMIVTLYTEAQNTDPAKLAADVSTTMNKALAQAKQVKDITLRQGSRNSYPIYDTKGQKITGWRERAELRLESADFAALSKLTGELLTDLKMGGMDFAIAEPTRKASEDKLLKEAVSAFKARAQLATDALGGKGYKIVNLNLNSNGYPQPYMRAPMMMKAAGMADSAPVTPEVEAGTSQVSLTADGSIEVLMQ; translated from the coding sequence ATGCACACCTTTCGCCGCAGCGCCGCCCTTCTCGCCCTGACCGTCGGCAGCATCGCCAGCCTTCCGGCGCTGGCCGCCGATGAGCTGCACTACAACCAGATTTCCCTGCGCGCCGAAGTCAGCCAGGAAGTGGCCCGCGACCTGATGATCGTGACGCTCTACACCGAAGCGCAAAACACCGACCCGGCCAAACTCGCCGCCGACGTCAGCACCACCATGAACAAGGCACTGGCCCAGGCCAAGCAAGTCAAGGACATCACCCTGCGCCAGGGCAGCCGCAACAGCTACCCGATCTACGACACCAAGGGCCAGAAAATCACCGGCTGGCGTGAACGCGCCGAACTGCGCCTGGAAAGCGCCGACTTCGCCGCCCTGTCCAAACTCACCGGCGAACTGCTGACCGACCTGAAAATGGGCGGCATGGACTTCGCCATCGCCGAGCCGACCCGCAAGGCCAGCGAAGACAAACTGTTGAAAGAAGCCGTCAGCGCCTTCAAGGCCCGCGCGCAACTGGCCACTGATGCACTGGGCGGCAAGGGCTACAAAATCGTCAATCTGAACCTCAACAGCAACGGCTACCCACAACCGTACATGCGCGCCCCGATGATGATGAAAGCCGCCGGCATGGCGGATTCGGCACCGGTCACGCCAGAAGTTGAAGCCGGCACCAGCCAGGTCAGCCTCACCGCCGATGGCTCGATTGAAGTGCTGATGCAGTGA
- a CDS encoding ATP-binding protein gives MLAPVQLTSATRQNLWRLTFIRTLVLAAQAGSVGLAYWLQLLPLPWVQLAMTLGCSILLCVFTAVRLRTSWPVTELEYALQLACDLVIHSALLYFSGGSTNPFVSYYLVPLTIAAVTLPWRYSVILSGIALALYTVMLTRFYPLETLPVARENLQIYGMWLSFALAAAVITFFAARMAEELRRQEELRAIRREEGLRDQQLLAVATQAAGAAHELGTPLATMSVLLKEMQQDHPDPMLQDDLKVLQDQVKLCKETLQQLVRAAEANRRLAVEMQDVTQWLDEALNRWHLMRPEASYRFQRLGQGTVPRMAPPPDLTQALLNLLNNAADACPENLQVTLDWDAETVTISIRDHGAGVPLAIAEQIGKPFFTTKGKGFGLGLFLSKASVTRAGGSVKLYSHEEGGTLTELRLPHGARGDQHE, from the coding sequence ATGCTCGCCCCCGTACAACTGACTTCCGCCACTCGCCAGAACCTCTGGCGGCTGACTTTCATCCGCACCCTGGTGCTCGCCGCGCAGGCTGGTTCCGTAGGCCTGGCCTACTGGCTGCAACTGCTGCCGTTGCCGTGGGTGCAACTGGCGATGACCCTCGGCTGCTCGATTCTGCTATGCGTGTTCACCGCCGTGCGTCTGCGCACTTCATGGCCGGTGACCGAACTCGAATACGCGCTGCAACTGGCCTGCGATCTGGTGATCCACAGTGCGCTGCTGTATTTCTCCGGCGGTTCGACCAACCCGTTCGTTTCCTACTATCTGGTGCCGCTGACCATCGCGGCGGTGACGCTGCCGTGGCGTTATTCGGTGATTCTGTCGGGTATCGCGCTGGCGCTGTACACCGTGATGCTCACGCGTTTCTATCCGTTGGAAACCCTGCCGGTGGCCCGCGAGAACCTGCAGATTTACGGCATGTGGTTAAGCTTCGCCCTCGCTGCTGCGGTCATCACGTTCTTCGCTGCGCGCATGGCCGAAGAGCTGCGTCGTCAGGAGGAATTGCGCGCGATTCGTCGTGAAGAAGGCCTGCGCGATCAGCAATTGCTCGCCGTCGCCACCCAGGCAGCCGGCGCCGCCCATGAACTCGGCACACCGCTGGCGACCATGAGTGTGTTGCTCAAGGAGATGCAGCAGGATCATCCCGACCCGATGCTGCAGGACGATCTGAAGGTGCTGCAGGATCAGGTCAAACTCTGCAAGGAAACCTTGCAGCAGTTGGTGCGCGCCGCCGAAGCCAACCGGCGTCTGGCCGTGGAGATGCAGGACGTCACTCAGTGGCTCGACGAGGCACTGAACCGCTGGCACCTGATGCGCCCCGAGGCCAGTTACCGTTTCCAGCGTCTCGGCCAGGGCACCGTGCCGCGCATGGCGCCGCCACCGGATCTGACCCAGGCGCTGCTCAATCTGTTGAACAATGCCGCCGATGCCTGCCCGGAAAATCTCCAGGTGACGCTGGACTGGGATGCGGAAACCGTGACCATCAGCATTCGTGACCACGGCGCCGGTGTGCCGTTGGCCATCGCCGAGCAGATCGGCAAACCGTTTTTTACCACCAAGGGCAAAGGTTTCGGCCTGGGCCTGTTTTTGAGCAAGGCCAGCGTGACACGCGCCGGCGGCTCAGTGAAACTCTATAGTCATGAGGAAGGCGGCACGCTCACCGAGCTGCGCCTGCCCCACGGCGCCCGAGGAGACCAACATGAGTGA